Genomic segment of Halogeometricum sp. S3BR5-2:
CAGCAGGGTCTCTCGTCTGGACAAAAAATCGCTGGCGGTGCTTTGCTCCTATATGCTGCCTACAAAGGGCTGGAAGCCTTTGCCTCTGCAGGCTCGTCGACTCAAGAGTCCTCTTCCTCCTCAGGCGGAAATACTGGGCAATCACTCCCTCGCTTAGCACGCGCTGCAACTCGACTTGAGGACAAGCAGTACAACGTTTTTGTCTCCCACTCGTGGGAGTACGACGAACACTACGAGCGTATCGTTGATTTCCTTGATGAGGTTCCGTCGCTCAAGTGGCAGAATCATAGTGTCCCTTCAACTGACCCCCTGCCCGTGGATACCGAGTCTGCCCTTCGTTCTGAACTCCGGAACCAGATGAAAACGGCGTCGGTTGTCGTCGTAAGTAGTGGAATGTACGGTGCTCACAGCACTTGGATCCCGGAGGAGCTGGAACTCGCCGATGAACTGGACAAGCCGGTGATCGCAATCATTCCAGAGGGACAATCGAAGGTCCCCGAGAAAATCCAAGAAGTCGCAGATACTCAGGTAGGATGGCGAAAGGCCTCGCTTGTCGACGCACTCGCTGAATATGCCTGATTCAACCGACGAAGCGGCGGTTGATCTCTCAGAGGATGGCGCCGATACTGACGATGGAGACACGCCCGAAACAGAACCTGAACACTCTGAAGAGGTCACTGGAGGGGACCCTGCTGAGCCATCTGAGGAGGAAGATGTTACAACTGGACCGCTGGCTAATCTAAGTGAGGACGAGAAGAATCGACTGATGGAGCAGTACATACATTACGGGGAGGTTGCGATCGAGACAGCCAATCAGCGAGTCCAGATGAACCGCTTTTTCGGTCTGATTTTAACCTCGATACTGGCCGGTCTCTTTGCTCTCGCCCGCGGCAATCTCACAACCACTAACGCTGCGATCGTTCTCTTCGCATCAGGATTCGGCAGTCTGATTTGCTACTTCTGGTATCAGAGTCTTCAATCATACCGCCGGCTGAACAAAGCTCGATACGCCATCCTGAATGA
This window contains:
- a CDS encoding TIR domain-containing protein, translated to MSQDTSSPLKTTWEAAFDDIRGSPNPESAVRFVLKSAVNDLPTGFYRDDGDRLLPTYKGNDLGKEFTVRELGPVYTVTQSGDNSLPELSSSQPSLFEPNDQQSGLVPTDNSLSRSSTDTQNQQGLSSGQKIAGGALLLYAAYKGLEAFASAGSSTQESSSSSGGNTGQSLPRLARAATRLEDKQYNVFVSHSWEYDEHYERIVDFLDEVPSLKWQNHSVPSTDPLPVDTESALRSELRNQMKTASVVVVSSGMYGAHSTWIPEELELADELDKPVIAIIPEGQSKVPEKIQEVADTQVGWRKASLVDALAEYA
- a CDS encoding RipA family octameric membrane protein, coding for MPDSTDEAAVDLSEDGADTDDGDTPETEPEHSEEVTGGDPAEPSEEEDVTTGPLANLSEDEKNRLMEQYIHYGEVAIETANQRVQMNRFFGLILTSILAGLFALARGNLTTTNAAIVLFASGFGSLICYFWYQSLQSYRRLNKARYAILNEIESVLPVRMYLDEWRYLKREKPDPEIVDPRPAEDADHRSHTIVEQWFVRLLAAGYISVGGYAGGFIFTPQVKRFIPSLPDPSVVGFGVGGVLLLGLAILFRIQTR